A part of Periophthalmus magnuspinnatus isolate fPerMag1 chromosome 14, fPerMag1.2.pri, whole genome shotgun sequence genomic DNA contains:
- the LOC117381788 gene encoding serine rich and transmembrane domain containing 1, whose amino-acid sequence MSAVPLVDHNDTGLAPDADNGTFLLRFSPTSPSTSAAASSPGRPGNVYVYVWLFLGLLVLLLTLLVISLHRLKNIIGSASPVPDCSSEAGSSFTNMEICSLSSQRSTISTLSQ is encoded by the coding sequence ATGTCTGCTGTGCCTCTGGTGGACCACAATGACACTGGACTTGCTCCAGACGCAGATAATGGGACTTTTCTGCTGCGCTTCTCCCCGACCTCCCCCTCCACATCGGCAGCTGCATCCTCCCCAGGCAGGCCAGGGAATGTTTACGTGTACGTGTGGCTGTTCCTGGGCCTCCTGGTGCTCCTTCTGACCCTGCTCGTCATTTCTTTGCACcggctgaaaaacatcatcgGCTCGGCGTCTCCTGTCCCGGACTGTAGCAGTGAGGCAGGCAGCTCCTTCACCAACATGGAGATCTGTAGTCTCTCCTCGCAGCGCTCCACCATCTCCACTCTGTCCCAATAG